From Bacteroidota bacterium:
GGGGCTTAGTTGCACCATCCCAAACGGACTACAAACTCCGGGATAAGTGTGCCCATGCCCACCGGTTCCAATAAACGGATTGACACTAAATTTTTCTATTTCTGCCGATTTGTTTGGGCTAGAACATGAAATGAATAATGATAAAATGAAATATAATATTCCTTTTGCATAAATCATTGATTTTTTCTTACTGACGCTTATATTTTTCATAAACTTAACAAATTAAATTCTCAATAAAACACAATTTTTATTCCCGTCAAATATAAATATTTTCATATTTATTATTGGAGTTTTTATTTATGATTTTATTACAAAAATTTGGTAAATATCAGCCAAAACAGGAAATATTCTTCAGATAAATTTCCTACACCAGTAAATATGATTTTACAATAGTAGCCTTTGGATCGCTAATATTATGCGAAAATGACTAAATCTTTAAAAAATAAATACTAATTTCGAGGTTTTTAGACGGAAAGACGTGGGTATTAATTCTATTAAGACATGAAAAATATAGTTCTTTTTATCACTACACTTTTGACAATTCACTCTTATGGGCAATTCTATTCTCCAATTGTATATAATGACTCTATATATAAGATTGTTCCTTACATTGACATAAAGAATGGTGAACAATTATTCATTGGATGTAAATTTTTAAACGATACAATAATTGACTTTTGGAATGTTGAACAAAATTCAAACAATGATTCATTAATTATTGTATCATATCAAGGAAATACTCTTTCAGTGCATAATCCATTTTACAAAGGCCTTTTTTATAATGCGCATTTATACTCAAATTCTACAAAACAATACTACATGCAGTTTGTATATCCGGTTCATATTGGGGATATTAATGAGCTTTATAATGAACGGAATAAACTTGTTGCCCTATCAAAAGACTTCAATAAGAAAAAGAAAAGAAGAAAAAAGAGAAAAACTAATACTAATAAATAGAACAATGTGTATTTTGCAAAACCAAATTTCAATGAAAATCGACATTAAACTACATCCCATATTTTGATTACCAAGCAATTGAAAATTATGCTATATATTGCATAAAAGATCTAATGATTATTCTATACCGGAAATACTAAAATTCATGTAGCTTGAAACTCTAACTATTTCAAAAAAATGAAAATAAGATTAGCAAACAATAAGGATTTATTCCAGATAAATGAGATTTATAATCAATCTATTCCATCAAGGACGTCAACAGCAGATTTGGAGCCAATTTCTATTGAGGATAGAAAAAAGTGGTTTGCAGAACATAACAACTATAAATATCCGATTTTTGTCGCCGAAAATGAAGAAATGATTTTGGGATGGATTTCGCTGAGCCCATATAGACCCGGACGAATGGCATTGCAATATGTTGCAGAAGTTAGTTATTTTATTCATGAAGATTTTCAAAATCTTGGCTTAGGTTCAGAACTGTTAGATTTTGTTATTAATAATTCTCATAAGTATGAAATAAAAAATCTGATTGCAATATTATTGGAGCATAATATTCAAAGTATTAAGCTATTAGAGAAGTTTGGTTTTGAGAAGTGGGGACATATGCCTAATATTGCCAATTTTGATGGTGAAGAATATGGGCACTTATATTATGGATTGAAAATAATGTCAAGTTCTACATAATAAAATGAGAATAAATAGAAAATTATGAAACAGATTTTTCCAGAGATGATAATGGGCCTTCCGGAGGCTGACATCAAGTTTAAAGGTATAAAAGGATGGATTTCACAAAGTAATGATCATCAAGTTGTTTTTATGGAAATTGATGCAATAGGTGAAGTTGCGGAGCATTCTCACGGCGCTCAATGGGGTTTTGTCCTCGAAGGCGAAATGAATCTATGTATTGGTGGCATTACAAAAATATATAAAAAAGGAGATTCGTATTTTATTCCTAAAAATGTTTTACACTCTGCTGTTTTTAAATGTAAAACCTGGGTAGTAGATTATTTTGCCGATAAAGATAGATATAAATCGAAAATTTAGATAAGCTTTTGGGATTAATTCTTACTGAAATGTGTCTATTTAACAAGTTTACATGCGTCTGAAATATTTGGGCAATCATTTGTTAATCTTGCTAGGATTTCAGAAAAAGGTTCATTTGCTATATTTTGTTTTGGTATATCAATAAATAAAGTGCTGTCTTTTTCAATATAAAAAGTCTTAATTTTTTTGCCCTTGTAATGATATAAAGTTGTTTTTCCTTTAGGCGACTTCTAAAAATGCAA
This genomic window contains:
- a CDS encoding N-acetyltransferase, with product MKIRLANNKDLFQINEIYNQSIPSRTSTADLEPISIEDRKKWFAEHNNYKYPIFVAENEEMILGWISLSPYRPGRMALQYVAEVSYFIHEDFQNLGLGSELLDFVINNSHKYEIKNLIAILLEHNIQSIKLLEKFGFEKWGHMPNIANFDGEEYGHLYYGLKIMSSST
- a CDS encoding cupin domain-containing protein — protein: MKQIFPEMIMGLPEADIKFKGIKGWISQSNDHQVVFMEIDAIGEVAEHSHGAQWGFVLEGEMNLCIGGITKIYKKGDSYFIPKNVLHSAVFKCKTWVVDYFADKDRYKSKI